A genomic segment from Gossypium hirsutum isolate 1008001.06 chromosome D04, Gossypium_hirsutum_v2.1, whole genome shotgun sequence encodes:
- the LOC107926034 gene encoding 40S ribosomal protein S17 has translation MGRVRTKTVKKSSRQVIERYYSRMTLDFHTNKKIIEEVAIIPSKRLRNKIAGFSTHLMKRIQKGPVRGISLKLQEEERERRMDFVPDESAIKVDQIEVDKETLDMLSVLGMGDIPGLVKVDPVAVSVPQVGFGRGGGPGRRF, from the coding sequence ATGGGCCGCGTTCGCACAAAGACGGTGAAGAAATCGTCCCGTCAGGTAATCGAGCGGTACTATTCTCGAATGACCCTCGATTTTCACACCAACAAAAAGATTATCGAAGAAGTAGCTATAATCCCATCCAAGAGGCTCCGTAACAAGATTGCCGGTTTCTCGACCCATCTTATGAAACGTATCCAGAAAGGACCAGTTCGCGGGATTTCTCTTAAGCTTCAAGAAGAAGAGCGCGAGCGTCGCATGGATTTTGTCCCCGATGAATCGGCCATCAAGGTCGACCAAATCGAAGTTGATAAGGAAACACTTGATATGCTTTCGGTTCTTGGAATGGGTGATATTCCCGGCCTTGTTAAGGTTGATCCGGTTGCTGTTTCGGTTCCTCAAGTTGGGTTCGGTCGCGGTGGTGGACCCGGGAGGAGGTTTTGA